A part of Oncorhynchus masou masou isolate Uvic2021 chromosome 30, UVic_Omas_1.1, whole genome shotgun sequence genomic DNA contains:
- the LOC135521738 gene encoding RUN domain-containing protein 3B-like isoform X2, with the protein MASRSLGLHGARKQDAARSGAVERRNLLTVCRFSVKTLLDRSCLDTIDDSSPEFTNFVSILEQILSHKLKGQTTWFGYETHRSFWDYVKAACSKVSPSCIHSIESMENVRSSRAKGRAWIRLVLMEKRLSEYISAALRDFKTTRRWYEDGAIMLGEEAGLLADTLIGLNTIDFSFCLKGEGLNGSCPAVIDYTPYLKSFQRENSISSDEEELRTLGSSGSENTTPEKMAASTAEAILTEQSSWVRRCKRLEQKYRMALEQKCYLEEMVRLREAQLSQVIPQNKALQQRLTDTHLSHTLEKEQLEYIVLELQDQLTVLKNHDLRSRQELTAHLTNQWPSPGAMDTNAVALDTMLYRNRVGQWEEKNFQSLEQLSQTSLEPSHTLNLDTRPASSHWLHHGKEDTPSLIGLCGSLQSVASNKSLASLKYSECLASPTTEMTSPDLTHVLEPETKKPSTWFGERAPDLDPGIGTEPF; encoded by the exons GTTTTCAGTGAAGACGTTGCTTGACCGCTCCTGTTTAGACACGATAGACGACTCCTCTCCGGAGTTCACCAACTTCGTCTCCATCCTGGAACAGATCCTCAGTCACAAACTCAAAG GTCAGACTACGTGGTTTGGTTATGAGACTCATCGTAGTTTCTGGGATTATGTGAAAGCAGCCTGCAGTAAAGTCTCTCCCAGCTGCATCCACAGCATTGAGAGCATGGAGAATGTCCGCTCCTCCAGagctaag GGTCGGGCGTGGATCAGGCTGGTGCTGATGGAGAAGAGGCTGTCTGAGTACATCTCCGCCGCCTTGAGGGACTTCAAAACCACCAG GAGATGGTATGAGGATGGGGCCATCATGCTAGGTGAGGAGGCGGGGCTGCTAGCAGATACACTCATCGGTCTCAACACCATTGACTTCAG CTTCTGTCTGAAAGGGGAGGGGCTGAATGGAAGCTGCCCAGCGGTGATTGACTATACGCCTTATCTGAAGTCGTTTCAGAG AGAGAACAGCATCAGCAGTGATGAGGAGGAGTTGAGGACCCTGGGGAGCAGCGGCAGCGAGAACACCACCCCTGAAAAGATGGCCGCCAGCACTGCGGAGGCCATCTTAACCGAGCAGAGCAGCTGGGTCCGCAGGTGTAAACGACTCGAGCAGAAATACCGCATGGCACTGGAACAGAAG tGTTATCTGGAAGAGATGGTTCGTCTGAGAGAGGCCCAGCTGTCTCAAGTGATTCCTCAGAACAAAGCTCTTCAGCAGAGactaacagacacacacctctcacacacactggagaagGAACAACTAGAATACATCGTACTGGAGCTCCAGGACCAACT GACCGTGCTGAAGAACCATGACTTGAGGTCCAGACAAGAACTGACCGCACATCTGACCAATCAGTGGCCTTCACCCGGTGCCATGGATACCAATGCTGTTGCCTTGGATACCATGCTGTACAGGAATAGGGTGGGGCAGTGGGAGGA GAAGAATTTCCAGAGTCTAGAGCAGCTGTCCCAGACCTCTCTGGagccctcacacacactcaacctGGACACTAGACCAGCCAGCTCACACTGGCTccaccatg GGAAGGAGGACACCCCCtctctgataggtctatgtggGTCTCTGCAGTCAGTAGCCAGCAATAAGTCCCTGGCCAGCCTGAAGTACAGTGAGTGTCTAGCCAGCCCCACCACAGAGATGACCAGTCCGGACCTCACCCATGTCTTAGAACCAGAGACCAAGAAACCCAGCACATGGTTTGGAGAAAGAGCGCCAGATTTGGACCCTGGAATTGGAACTGAGCCTTTTTGA
- the LOC135521738 gene encoding RUN domain-containing protein 3B-like isoform X1, which produces MASRSLGLHGARKQDAARSGAVERRNLLTVCRFSVKTLLDRSCLDTIDDSSPEFTNFVSILEQILSHKLKGQTTWFGYETHRSFWDYVKAACSKVSPSCIHSIESMENVRSSRAKGRAWIRLVLMEKRLSEYISAALRDFKTTRRWYEDGAIMLGEEAGLLADTLIGLNTIDFSFCLKGEGLNGSCPAVIDYTPYLKSFQRENSISSDEEELRTLGSSGSENTTPEKMAASTAEAILTEQSSWVRRCKRLEQKYRMALEQKCYLEEMVRLREAQLSQVIPQNKALQQRLTDTHLSHTLEKEQLEYIVLELQDQLKNFQSLEQLSQTSLEPSHTLNLDTRPASSHWLHHGKEDTPSLIGLCGSLQSVASNKSLASLKYSECLASPTTEMTSPDLTHVLEPETKKPSTWFGERAPDLDPGIGTEPF; this is translated from the exons GTTTTCAGTGAAGACGTTGCTTGACCGCTCCTGTTTAGACACGATAGACGACTCCTCTCCGGAGTTCACCAACTTCGTCTCCATCCTGGAACAGATCCTCAGTCACAAACTCAAAG GTCAGACTACGTGGTTTGGTTATGAGACTCATCGTAGTTTCTGGGATTATGTGAAAGCAGCCTGCAGTAAAGTCTCTCCCAGCTGCATCCACAGCATTGAGAGCATGGAGAATGTCCGCTCCTCCAGagctaag GGTCGGGCGTGGATCAGGCTGGTGCTGATGGAGAAGAGGCTGTCTGAGTACATCTCCGCCGCCTTGAGGGACTTCAAAACCACCAG GAGATGGTATGAGGATGGGGCCATCATGCTAGGTGAGGAGGCGGGGCTGCTAGCAGATACACTCATCGGTCTCAACACCATTGACTTCAG CTTCTGTCTGAAAGGGGAGGGGCTGAATGGAAGCTGCCCAGCGGTGATTGACTATACGCCTTATCTGAAGTCGTTTCAGAG AGAGAACAGCATCAGCAGTGATGAGGAGGAGTTGAGGACCCTGGGGAGCAGCGGCAGCGAGAACACCACCCCTGAAAAGATGGCCGCCAGCACTGCGGAGGCCATCTTAACCGAGCAGAGCAGCTGGGTCCGCAGGTGTAAACGACTCGAGCAGAAATACCGCATGGCACTGGAACAGAAG tGTTATCTGGAAGAGATGGTTCGTCTGAGAGAGGCCCAGCTGTCTCAAGTGATTCCTCAGAACAAAGCTCTTCAGCAGAGactaacagacacacacctctcacacacactggagaagGAACAACTAGAATACATCGTACTGGAGCTCCAGGACCAACT GAAGAATTTCCAGAGTCTAGAGCAGCTGTCCCAGACCTCTCTGGagccctcacacacactcaacctGGACACTAGACCAGCCAGCTCACACTGGCTccaccatg GGAAGGAGGACACCCCCtctctgataggtctatgtggGTCTCTGCAGTCAGTAGCCAGCAATAAGTCCCTGGCCAGCCTGAAGTACAGTGAGTGTCTAGCCAGCCCCACCACAGAGATGACCAGTCCGGACCTCACCCATGTCTTAGAACCAGAGACCAAGAAACCCAGCACATGGTTTGGAGAAAGAGCGCCAGATTTGGACCCTGGAATTGGAACTGAGCCTTTTTGA